In Camelus bactrianus isolate YW-2024 breed Bactrian camel chromosome 10, ASM4877302v1, whole genome shotgun sequence, a genomic segment contains:
- the LOC105083335 gene encoding olfactory receptor 51G2-like, which yields MNASYLQGGQLPPGISVFSCNTSTSGHSTFLLTGFPGLEASHHWVSIPINLVCVVSILGNSNILFLIRTDPALHEPMYIFLSMLAASDLGLCASTFPTMVQLFWLGARELPLDLCATQMFFIHTFTYVESGVLLAMAFDRFVAIRDPLHYAPMLTHSAMAKVGATIMVRAVLLNLPGPLLLRRLLFPQISVLSHCYCLHCDLVGLACSDTQVNSLVGLVSILLSLGFDSSLIMLSYVLILRTVLSIASPGERLKALNTCISHLCIVLIFYLPKLGLSVLHRVEKDNYPALAVLMANLHFLVPPFMNPIVYCIKSKQIRRGLLKRLQQKRVDVS from the coding sequence atgaatgcctcttaCTTACAGGGTGGACAACTCCCTCCTGGAATCTCTGTGTTCTCCTGCAACACCAGCACTTCTGGTCATTCCACCTTCCTCCTCACTGGCTTTCCAGGCCTGGAAGCTTCTCACCACTGGGTGTCCATTCCCATCAACCTTGTCTGTGTGGTTTCCATCCTGGGTAACAGCAACATTCTCTTCCTGATCCGCACAGATCCAGCCTTACACGAACCTATGTACATCTTCCTGTCCATGTTGGCAGCCTCAGACCTGGGCCTCTGTGCCTCCACCTTCCCCACCATGGTGCAGCTCTTCTGGCTGGGTGCTCGTGAGCTGCCCTTGGATCTCTGTGCAACACAGATGTTCTTCATCCACACCTTCACCTATGTGGAATCTGGTGTGCTGCTGGCCATGGCCTTTGATCGCTTTGTTGCTATCCGGGACCCTCTGCACTATGCCCCAATGCTTACCCATTCAGCCATGGCCAAAGTCGGGGCTACCATCATGGTGAGGGCTGTCCTGCTGAATCTCCCGGGACCCCTCCTCCTGCGGCGTCTGCTCTTTCCCCAGATCAGTGTACTCTCTCACTGCTACTGCCTGCACTGTGACCTTGTGGGACTGGCCTGCTCAGACACTCAGGTCAACAGCCTGGTGGGCCTGGTCTCCATCCTCCTCTCATTGGGCTTTGATTCCTCCCTTATCATGCTCTCCTATGTCTTGATCCTACGGACTGTGCTGAGCATTGCATCACCTGGGGAACGACTAAAGGCACTCAATACATGTATCTCACACCTCTGCATTGTTCTCATCTTTTACTTGCCCAAACTGGGGCTGTCTGTGTTGCACCGAGTAGAGAAGGACAACTACCCTGCTCTGGCAGTGCTCATGGCCAACCTGCACTTCTTGGTTCCACCCTTCATGAACCCCATTGTCTACTGCATCAAGTCTAAGCAGATCCGCCGGGGCCTCCTAAAGCGCTTGCAGCAGAAAAGGGTTGATGTCTCGTAG